The Deinococcus koreensis genome window below encodes:
- a CDS encoding UDP-N-acetylmuramoyl-L-alanyl-D-glutamate--2,6-diaminopimelate ligase, which produces MRLPELAAALHLLPSDPPPTDPAPTGLPDAPVGGVTHNAEWVQPGDVFVAIRGARFDGHAFLAQVAAAGAVAVLGEGLPPGAVSTLPYLRVPHARAALADAAAALAGHPSRELHVVGVTGTDGKTTTSWLARHLLRAAGLSTGLLSTVGYELPDGALRHFPAHFTTPEAPQVQRTLRQMVTAGARAVVLEASSHALALERVRGVDWDVAVWTHLSREHLDFHGTVENYFAEKRKLVERARFAVLNADDPWTARLRGLAPDETTYSTEGYSSEGGAADWSAQDIGERATGLHFAVTSPLGSFQAALPMIGRFNVANALAAMAAAAHLGATQAQLVAGLASFRGVPGRMELVPGPGDGPRVIVDFAHTPPSLEKALSTLRATTGGQLRVLLGSAGGPRDPSKRAPLGEVATRLADHAVFTEEDHRDTPLADILREMERGAGPRTNFTSIPDRREAIRQIIRSAQPGDTVLLAGKGPEDTLERGQETLPWNEVQEAREALASRLG; this is translated from the coding sequence ATGCGCCTGCCCGAGCTTGCCGCCGCCCTGCACCTGCTCCCCTCCGATCCGCCCCCGACCGATCCGGCGCCCACGGGCCTGCCGGACGCCCCGGTCGGCGGCGTGACCCACAACGCCGAGTGGGTGCAGCCCGGCGACGTCTTCGTGGCGATCCGGGGAGCGCGCTTCGACGGGCACGCCTTTCTGGCGCAGGTGGCGGCGGCCGGGGCGGTGGCCGTGCTGGGCGAGGGCCTGCCGCCCGGCGCGGTGTCCACCCTGCCGTACCTGCGGGTACCCCACGCCCGCGCCGCCCTGGCCGACGCCGCCGCGGCCCTGGCCGGGCATCCCAGCCGCGAACTGCATGTGGTCGGCGTGACCGGCACGGACGGCAAGACCACCACCAGCTGGCTGGCCCGCCACCTCCTGCGTGCGGCCGGACTATCCACAGGGCTGCTCAGCACGGTCGGCTACGAGCTGCCGGACGGCGCGCTGCGGCATTTTCCCGCGCACTTCACCACGCCCGAGGCGCCCCAGGTGCAGCGCACCCTGCGCCAGATGGTCACGGCGGGCGCCCGGGCGGTCGTGCTGGAGGCCAGTTCGCATGCCCTGGCGCTGGAGCGCGTGCGCGGCGTGGACTGGGACGTGGCGGTCTGGACGCACCTGAGCCGTGAACATCTGGATTTCCACGGCACCGTCGAGAACTACTTCGCGGAGAAGCGCAAACTGGTGGAGCGCGCCCGCTTCGCCGTCCTGAACGCCGACGACCCCTGGACGGCCCGGTTGCGCGGCCTCGCGCCGGACGAGACCACCTACAGCACCGAGGGCTACAGCAGCGAGGGCGGGGCGGCCGACTGGTCGGCGCAGGACATCGGGGAACGGGCGACCGGGCTGCACTTCGCGGTCACGTCGCCCCTGGGAAGCTTCCAGGCCGCGCTGCCCATGATCGGCCGCTTCAACGTGGCGAACGCGCTGGCGGCCATGGCGGCGGCCGCCCACCTGGGCGCCACGCAGGCGCAGCTGGTGGCCGGGCTGGCGTCCTTCCGGGGTGTGCCCGGGCGCATGGAACTCGTGCCGGGGCCTGGGGACGGCCCACGGGTGATCGTGGACTTCGCGCACACCCCGCCCAGCCTGGAAAAAGCCCTGAGCACCCTGCGGGCCACGACGGGCGGGCAGCTGCGGGTGCTGCTCGGCTCGGCCGGCGGCCCCCGTGACCCCTCCAAACGGGCGCCGCTGGGCGAGGTCGCCACGCGCCTCGCCGACCACGCGGTCTTCACCGAGGAAGATCACCGCGACACGCCCCTGGCCGACATCCTGCGGGAAATGGAGCGCGGCGCCGGCCCCCGGACGAACTTCACGAGCATTCCGGATCGGCGCGAGGCCATCCGCCAGATCATCCGCTCCGCGCAGCCGGGCGACACCGTGCTACTGGCGGGCAAGGGCCCCGAGGACACCCTGGAACGCGGCCAGGAGACCCTGCCCTGGAACGAGGTGCAGGAGGCGCGGGAGGCGCTGGCCAGCCGGTTGGGGTAA
- a CDS encoding S1C family serine protease: MKRARVLWATLLLAGAVTGAYVTGRVTAQRALVTPDEINTVEVAQKAVQAVVRIDNRLQRDQLQAGDDPVEVGTGFFYKKDLIVTNYHVVQYQESLTVTLWNGRRVQAKIEGVDPGIDIAILRVSGVTAPKTLGFGQSARLIPGQKLITIGTPYRIQNFIGSGVFSVLASAPDVPRNDNLGVEIGQYLMTTASIQQGNSGGPVLDSRGAVVGVSDLNAAPNGLIPGIIGIAIPGDLVKQSLDDLEKIGVPQRGTLGATLRDLGSLEPALRQLAGLTSAEGALVMDVAAGSAAARSGLRGSIRNNSDQLVAPLGDVIVAVDGVRVQNAFDVTRLVAAKRPGQTVTLRVWRNKKSVDVKVTLLKRTLQ; this comes from the coding sequence GTGAAGCGCGCCCGTGTGCTGTGGGCGACCCTGCTGCTCGCCGGAGCGGTCACGGGCGCCTACGTCACGGGCCGGGTCACCGCTCAGCGCGCCCTGGTCACCCCCGATGAGATCAACACCGTGGAGGTGGCCCAGAAGGCCGTGCAGGCCGTGGTGCGGATCGACAACCGACTGCAGCGCGACCAGCTGCAGGCCGGCGACGATCCGGTGGAGGTCGGCACCGGCTTCTTCTACAAGAAAGACCTGATCGTCACCAACTACCATGTCGTGCAGTACCAGGAATCGCTGACGGTCACCCTCTGGAACGGCCGGCGCGTCCAGGCCAAGATCGAGGGCGTCGATCCGGGCATCGACATCGCCATCCTGCGGGTCTCCGGGGTCACCGCGCCCAAGACGCTGGGCTTCGGCCAGAGCGCGCGCCTGATTCCAGGGCAGAAGCTGATCACCATCGGCACGCCCTACCGTATCCAGAACTTCATCGGCAGCGGCGTGTTCAGCGTGCTCGCCAGCGCGCCCGACGTGCCGCGCAACGACAACCTGGGCGTGGAGATCGGGCAGTACCTGATGACCACGGCGAGCATCCAGCAGGGCAACAGCGGCGGCCCGGTGCTGGATTCGCGGGGCGCCGTGGTGGGCGTCTCAGACCTGAACGCCGCGCCCAACGGCCTGATTCCGGGCATCATCGGCATCGCCATTCCGGGCGACCTGGTCAAGCAGAGCCTAGACGACCTGGAGAAGATCGGGGTACCGCAGCGCGGCACGCTGGGGGCCACCCTGCGCGACCTGGGCTCGCTGGAGCCGGCCCTGCGCCAGCTCGCGGGCCTGACCAGCGCCGAGGGCGCCCTGGTCATGGACGTGGCGGCCGGCAGCGCGGCGGCCCGCTCGGGCCTGCGCGGCAGCATCCGCAACAACAGCGACCAGCTGGTGGCGCCGCTGGGCGACGTGATCGTGGCCGTGGACGGCGTGCGCGTGCAGAACGCCTTCGACGTGACCCGGCTGGTCGCCGCCAAGCGCCCGGGCCAGACCGTGACCCTGCGGGTCTGGCGCAACAAGAAGAGCGTGGACGTGAAGGTCACGCTGCTCAAGCGCACCCTGCAGTAG
- a CDS encoding deoxynucleoside kinase: protein MYLAVSGNIGSGKSTLTRMLAERYGLRPVYEPYADNPYLEDFYRDMRRYSFHSQIYFLSRRLEQHLNLVTGARYVIQDRTVFEDANIFARNLYEGGQMETRDWETYWGLYQGILPALRVPDLLIHLDASLPTLRRRIAARGRAYEQDIPDEYLAGLNRLYDAWVSSFDACPVIRVNGDELDFVADPGAFEWVCQRVQGQGFGLPLLR, encoded by the coding sequence ATGTACCTCGCCGTCTCGGGCAACATCGGCAGCGGCAAGAGCACCCTGACGCGGATGCTCGCAGAGCGCTATGGGCTGCGGCCGGTCTACGAGCCCTACGCCGACAACCCGTATCTGGAGGACTTCTACCGCGACATGCGGCGCTACTCCTTCCACAGCCAGATCTACTTTCTGAGCCGCCGGCTGGAGCAGCACCTGAACCTCGTGACCGGCGCCCGCTACGTCATCCAGGACCGCACGGTGTTCGAGGATGCCAACATCTTCGCCCGCAACCTCTATGAGGGCGGGCAGATGGAGACGCGCGACTGGGAGACCTACTGGGGGCTGTACCAGGGCATCCTGCCGGCCCTGCGCGTGCCGGATCTGCTGATCCATCTGGATGCCAGCCTGCCCACCCTCCGGCGCCGCATCGCCGCGCGCGGCCGGGCCTACGAACAGGACATCCCCGACGAATATCTGGCTGGCCTCAACCGCCTGTACGACGCCTGGGTCTCCAGTTTCGACGCCTGTCCGGTGATCCGCGTCAACGGCGACGAGCTGGATTTCGTGGCCGACCCCGGCGCCTTCGAGTGGGTCTGCCAGCGCGTCCAGGGCCAGGGCTTCGGCCTGCCGCTGCTGCGCTGA
- a CDS encoding RtcB family protein, translated as MNGKHITKLGFEKKAVGLALAAATLREKAGLERDEILAELRQVQANPAGYTGGVYEALAAELSAQRAELDLKASAALRPAPLPYGVWGADLIEPGARSQMDVAMRLPVTRAGALMPDAHVGYGLPIGGVLATENAVIPYGVGVDIGCSMMLSALPVPVGQLGVEEARALLLRHTRFGAGVGFEGRDREDHPVLHESVWGEQPLLRHLHDKAVAQVGTSGSGNHFVEFGTLRLAEADLGLEAGEYLAVLSHSGSRGFGAQVANHFTTLAQRLHPTIDPAAKKLAWLPLDGEDGQAYWQAMNLAGRYALANHDLIHARLARALGVRELTRVSNSHNLVWKQQVGSQELIVHRKGATPAQAGQLGLIPGSMADPGFVVRGLGQPAALHSASHGAGRQLGRKAAASTLAKKEVQAYLKQRGVTLLGGGIDEAPQAYKRIEDVLARQGDLVAVIGQFTPWVVRMDTGSEDV; from the coding sequence ATGAACGGAAAGCACATCACCAAACTGGGCTTTGAGAAAAAAGCGGTCGGTCTGGCGCTGGCGGCCGCGACGCTGCGCGAAAAAGCGGGGCTGGAACGCGACGAGATTCTGGCCGAGCTGCGGCAGGTGCAGGCCAATCCGGCGGGCTACACGGGGGGCGTCTACGAGGCCCTGGCGGCCGAACTGAGCGCCCAGCGCGCCGAACTGGATCTGAAGGCCAGCGCGGCCCTGCGTCCCGCCCCCCTGCCCTATGGCGTCTGGGGCGCCGACCTGATCGAGCCCGGGGCCCGCAGTCAGATGGACGTGGCCATGCGCCTGCCGGTCACCCGCGCCGGCGCCCTGATGCCCGACGCCCACGTGGGCTACGGTCTGCCCATCGGCGGCGTGCTGGCGACCGAGAACGCGGTCATCCCCTACGGCGTGGGGGTGGACATCGGCTGCTCGATGATGCTCAGCGCCCTGCCGGTGCCCGTGGGCCAGCTCGGCGTGGAGGAGGCCAGGGCGCTGCTGCTCCGGCACACGCGTTTCGGCGCGGGCGTCGGCTTCGAGGGGCGCGACCGTGAGGATCATCCCGTGCTGCACGAGTCCGTCTGGGGCGAGCAGCCCCTGCTGCGCCACCTGCACGACAAGGCGGTGGCCCAGGTCGGTACCAGCGGCAGTGGCAACCATTTCGTGGAGTTCGGCACCCTGAGGCTCGCTGAGGCTGACCTCGGCCTGGAGGCGGGAGAGTACCTGGCGGTGTTGTCGCACAGCGGCTCGCGCGGCTTCGGGGCACAGGTCGCGAACCACTTCACGACCCTCGCCCAGCGGCTGCACCCCACCATCGACCCGGCGGCCAAGAAACTGGCCTGGCTGCCCCTGGACGGCGAGGACGGGCAGGCGTACTGGCAGGCCATGAACCTGGCGGGCCGCTACGCCCTGGCCAACCACGACCTGATCCACGCCCGCCTGGCGCGGGCCCTGGGCGTGCGTGAGCTGACCCGCGTGAGCAACAGCCACAACCTGGTCTGGAAGCAGCAGGTCGGCAGTCAGGAACTGATCGTCCACCGCAAGGGGGCCACGCCGGCTCAGGCCGGGCAACTGGGCCTCATTCCCGGCTCCATGGCCGATCCGGGCTTCGTGGTGCGCGGTCTGGGGCAGCCGGCCGCCCTGCACAGCGCCAGCCACGGAGCGGGCCGTCAGCTGGGCCGCAAGGCGGCGGCCAGCACCCTGGCGAAAAAGGAGGTACAGGCCTATCTCAAGCAGCGCGGCGTGACCCTGCTGGGCGGAGGCATCGATGAAGCGCCACAGGCCTACAAGCGCATTGAGGACGTTCTGGCGCGTCAGGGCGACCTCGTGGCGGTCATCGGGCAGTTCACCCCCTGGGTGGTGAGGATGGACACGGGAAGCGAGGACGTGTAG
- a CDS encoding deoxynucleoside kinase, whose translation MYIVVEGPIGVGKTSLAGRLAARYGAELNLEIVEENPFLARFYEQPETYSFQVQVFFLLSRFKQLSALSQPGLFAGGVVSDYLFDKDFIFAAMNLKDAEFSLYEDLYSHLSPRLPTPDLVVYLRADTGELLRRIAKRGRPFEQGMQAEYLADLTARYDEYFRSYPHPLLTVQAAGYDFVASPDDEERLLTQIHEALNAQSAAD comes from the coding sequence ATGTACATCGTGGTCGAAGGCCCAATCGGGGTCGGAAAAACGAGCCTCGCGGGGCGACTCGCCGCGCGCTACGGCGCCGAGCTGAATCTGGAGATCGTCGAGGAGAATCCCTTCCTGGCACGCTTCTACGAACAGCCGGAGACGTATTCGTTCCAGGTGCAGGTGTTCTTCCTGCTCTCGCGCTTCAAGCAGCTCTCGGCCTTGTCGCAGCCGGGTCTGTTTGCGGGGGGCGTGGTCAGCGACTACCTCTTCGACAAGGATTTCATCTTCGCGGCGATGAACCTGAAAGACGCTGAATTCTCGCTGTACGAGGATTTGTACAGCCACCTCTCGCCGCGCCTGCCGACCCCCGATCTAGTGGTGTACCTGCGCGCCGATACCGGGGAACTCCTGCGCCGCATCGCCAAGCGTGGCCGGCCCTTCGAGCAGGGCATGCAGGCCGAGTACCTGGCCGACCTGACCGCCCGCTACGACGAGTATTTCCGCTCCTATCCCCACCCGCTGCTGACCGTCCAGGCGGCCGGCTACGACTTCGTGGCCTCGCCCGACGACGAGGAGCGCCTCCTGACGCAGATCCACGAGGCCCTGAACGCCCAGAGCGCCGCCGACTGA
- a CDS encoding glycosyltransferase family A protein translates to MAPPTFTVFTATYNRAHTLGRVYHSLQAQTLRDFEWLIVDDGSTDGTAALVAGWRAQAEFPIRILYQPNAGKAAAFNRGVQEARGELFLNLDSDDACIHTALERLLHHWEAIPAPQRESFTGVTSLCVDQRGLIQGPLFPHTILDSDSLEVAFRYRDEGERWGFHRTEVLRAFPFPVDRESRFVSESVVWFAIARHYKTRFVNEPLRLYFRPDGAGDHLSELSPGAARGRLPYHLMVLNELLEWLPVAPQEFLRSALAYSRYSFCLGTGLRQQLGQIQARSMKVLIVLVSPVGWLYGRRDRRRFS, encoded by the coding sequence GTGGCCCCACCGACATTCACGGTCTTCACTGCCACCTACAACCGCGCCCACACGCTGGGGCGGGTGTACCACAGCCTTCAGGCCCAGACCCTGCGTGATTTCGAGTGGCTGATCGTCGACGACGGCAGCACCGATGGCACGGCCGCACTGGTCGCCGGCTGGAGGGCCCAGGCCGAGTTCCCGATCCGCATCCTGTACCAGCCCAATGCCGGGAAGGCGGCGGCCTTCAACCGGGGCGTGCAGGAAGCCCGTGGCGAACTCTTCCTCAACCTCGACTCCGACGACGCCTGTATCCACACGGCGCTGGAGCGGCTGCTCCACCACTGGGAAGCCATCCCCGCCCCACAGCGGGAGTCGTTCACTGGGGTCACCAGCCTGTGCGTGGATCAGCGGGGTCTGATCCAGGGGCCACTCTTTCCGCACACGATCCTGGACTCCGATTCCCTGGAGGTGGCCTTCCGCTACCGCGACGAGGGGGAGCGGTGGGGCTTTCACCGCACCGAGGTGCTGCGCGCCTTTCCCTTCCCCGTCGACCGGGAGAGCCGCTTCGTCAGCGAGAGCGTGGTGTGGTTCGCCATCGCCCGCCACTACAAGACCCGTTTCGTCAATGAACCGCTGCGCCTCTATTTCAGACCGGACGGTGCCGGGGATCATCTCTCGGAGCTGAGCCCGGGAGCGGCGCGCGGGCGGCTGCCCTACCACCTGATGGTGCTCAACGAACTGCTGGAGTGGCTGCCGGTGGCGCCGCAGGAATTTCTCCGCAGCGCCCTGGCGTACAGCCGCTACTCGTTCTGTCTGGGCACCGGGCTCCGGCAGCAGCTGGGGCAGATCCAGGCCCGTTCCATGAAGGTGCTGATCGTGCTGGTCTCGCCCGTGGGCTGGCTGTACGGACGGCGGGATCGGCGCCGGTTTTCGTAG
- a CDS encoding chromosome partitioning protein, whose translation MSTVPPLDTVPPPDTEPPFTPVSPAAERDDIELGQLVRRLRPFALWIGLATVAATAGVYLSSRAQPRVYEAATSLMSVSGGRDSAAEFSVRAPPVTPGAVEEVLHSTELVEDIIRRLPGTSLPVPEIQALAADLRAEVKAQRFGLLRLRSRVDQQQRGVYEILARAGSPQTAKTLAGLGARSLLAWDSKRARQRYTRARQTLEAQLGATGRDPAGRAARSQVIQNIWELRLLESSAAGTLTLVSQPVTPTTPLAPRPSRDAALAGLLALLGSSGAALLLHRFQRRVRGAADLEALRLRVLGELPLPGQGPVASSRTGAFLGALGYLRLQLMPLLARAPQATVVVCAPTEAQGAGASAVVAALAAHLGASGLRVLVIDAQGGRSRQRHLWPLHIAAWHPLPGAGVDLAYGVATTLSQACLNPQVAQVARVSSHVDVLPADEPAQGQAVRGQAVRGQAVRGEPIQNQPAPSPLHQVNFPELLERWGSAYDVVLVDAPPLLSVPDALAAASGTAGLLLVADVTRARVPELEQALGLAVTTSIPVLGCVLTRPGRPAPNAGRARPSGYPSEQANIELSAITALKTDPGPKATAHDRHPSWSGRS comes from the coding sequence ATGAGCACTGTGCCTCCCCTGGACACTGTGCCTCCCCCGGACACCGAGCCGCCCTTCACCCCCGTCAGCCCCGCCGCCGAGCGGGACGACATCGAGCTGGGGCAGCTCGTGCGCCGGCTGCGCCCCTTCGCCTTGTGGATCGGGCTGGCCACCGTGGCGGCGACGGCCGGGGTCTACCTGTCGTCCAGAGCGCAGCCGAGGGTCTACGAGGCAGCGACCAGCCTGATGTCGGTCAGCGGCGGGCGCGACTCGGCGGCGGAATTCTCGGTTCGGGCGCCGCCCGTCACTCCGGGCGCGGTCGAGGAAGTGCTGCACAGCACCGAACTGGTCGAGGACATCATCCGGCGGCTGCCGGGCACCAGCCTGCCGGTACCGGAGATCCAGGCCCTGGCCGCGGATCTGCGCGCCGAGGTCAAGGCCCAGCGCTTCGGGCTGCTGCGGCTCCGCTCCCGGGTCGACCAGCAGCAGCGCGGGGTCTACGAGATCCTGGCACGCGCCGGCTCGCCCCAGACCGCCAAAACCCTGGCCGGCCTGGGCGCCCGGTCGCTCCTGGCCTGGGACTCGAAGCGGGCCCGTCAGCGGTACACCCGGGCCCGCCAGACCCTGGAAGCGCAGCTGGGCGCCACGGGCCGGGATCCTGCCGGGCGCGCCGCACGCTCTCAGGTGATTCAGAACATCTGGGAGCTGAGACTGCTCGAATCGTCGGCGGCCGGCACCCTCACGCTAGTGTCGCAGCCCGTGACCCCCACCACCCCGCTGGCCCCCCGGCCCTCGCGGGACGCGGCGCTGGCCGGCCTGCTGGCCCTGCTGGGCAGCAGTGGCGCGGCCCTGCTGCTGCACCGCTTCCAGCGCCGGGTTCGTGGCGCGGCCGATCTGGAGGCGCTGAGGCTGCGGGTGCTGGGGGAGCTGCCCCTGCCGGGCCAGGGCCCCGTGGCCTCCAGCCGAACCGGGGCGTTCCTGGGCGCCCTGGGCTACCTGCGGCTGCAGCTGATGCCCCTGCTGGCGCGCGCCCCCCAGGCGACCGTGGTCGTCTGCGCCCCCACCGAGGCGCAGGGGGCCGGCGCCAGCGCCGTCGTCGCGGCGCTGGCGGCCCATCTGGGGGCCAGCGGGCTCCGGGTGCTGGTGATCGATGCCCAGGGAGGCCGCTCCCGGCAACGGCACCTCTGGCCGCTCCACATCGCGGCCTGGCATCCGCTGCCCGGGGCTGGGGTCGATCTCGCCTACGGCGTCGCCACCACGCTGTCGCAGGCCTGCCTGAATCCTCAGGTGGCCCAGGTGGCCCGGGTGTCCAGCCACGTGGACGTCCTGCCCGCCGATGAACCTGCCCAGGGCCAGGCGGTTCGGGGCCAGGCGGTTCGGGGCCAGGCGGTTCGGGGCGAGCCGATCCAGAACCAGCCTGCTCCGAGCCCGCTGCATCAGGTCAATTTTCCGGAGCTGCTGGAACGGTGGGGCAGCGCCTATGACGTCGTGCTGGTCGATGCCCCGCCCCTGCTGTCGGTGCCCGACGCCCTGGCGGCGGCGTCCGGCACTGCGGGCCTGCTGCTGGTGGCCGACGTGACCCGCGCCCGGGTTCCCGAGCTGGAGCAGGCCCTCGGCCTGGCCGTGACCACATCCATCCCGGTGCTGGGCTGCGTGCTGACCCGCCCTGGGCGCCCCGCGCCGAATGCCGGCCGGGCCAGGCCCTCCGGGTACCCGAGCGAGCAGGCCAACATCGAGCTTTCGGCGATCACGGCGCTGAAGACAGACCCCGGCCCCAAGGCCACCGCGCACGACCGCCACCCCAGCTGGTCGGGCCGCAGCTGA
- a CDS encoding right-handed parallel beta-helix repeat-containing protein, which yields MLQASSVVRRSTFPRPGAALMLVLGLALSACGTTPVLSMTSPNADALASKSPAPAPAVKPPVQAPAIPADALTPEQFGAVGDGVSDDTAALGALFAQLNTQAAAPAMAFAPGKVYRFQRTANDQFAVTRDGVTVYGNGATLKVLDGVPTDTLWFVMRIAGPNITIQDLTIDGNRDQRPLMLSDHTQTSWFIDGGSRAVTLRRVRSLNAPLDGMYIRDLVSPLPTRDASRYPTDIRLEGVEMMNSGRNNLSIISSRGVSIIGGRFNGAHGVIGGPWAGIDIEPNSGVDLAGNDGVTIEGAETSDNEGSGIDVAQINNRNIVIRDHASHRNGTALFLSPSGAITVDGLRASGYGSVSKAGVIAVVPSDIPGATVRFSNIEVSDTADAKPTFFQNYSGKVSLNGLKASNVATRTVLGTYQPTAVANVFVDGVKIQ from the coding sequence ATGCTGCAAGCCTCCTCTGTCGTCCGCCGTTCCACGTTCCCGCGCCCCGGCGCCGCGCTGATGCTGGTGCTGGGACTGGCCCTGAGCGCCTGCGGCACCACCCCGGTTCTGTCCATGACGAGTCCCAATGCCGACGCCCTCGCCTCGAAATCGCCCGCCCCAGCGCCGGCGGTCAAGCCGCCTGTCCAGGCCCCGGCGATTCCGGCAGACGCCCTGACCCCCGAGCAGTTCGGCGCCGTGGGCGACGGCGTGAGCGATGACACGGCCGCCCTGGGTGCATTGTTCGCGCAGCTCAACACCCAGGCCGCCGCGCCGGCCATGGCCTTCGCGCCGGGCAAGGTCTACCGCTTCCAGCGCACGGCGAACGACCAGTTCGCGGTCACGCGGGACGGAGTGACGGTCTACGGCAACGGCGCCACCCTGAAGGTGCTCGACGGCGTGCCCACCGACACCCTGTGGTTCGTGATGCGGATCGCCGGCCCCAACATCACCATCCAGGATCTGACGATCGACGGCAACCGCGACCAGCGGCCCCTGATGCTCAGCGACCACACCCAGACCTCCTGGTTCATCGACGGCGGCAGCCGGGCCGTGACCCTGCGCCGTGTCCGGAGCCTGAACGCGCCGCTGGACGGCATGTACATCCGCGATCTGGTCAGCCCGCTGCCCACCCGCGACGCCTCGCGCTACCCCACCGATATCCGGCTGGAAGGGGTCGAGATGATGAACTCGGGCCGCAACAACCTCTCGATCATCTCCTCGCGGGGCGTCTCGATCATCGGCGGGCGCTTCAACGGCGCGCATGGCGTCATCGGCGGGCCGTGGGCCGGCATCGACATAGAGCCCAACAGCGGCGTCGATCTGGCGGGCAACGACGGCGTCACCATCGAGGGCGCTGAGACGAGCGACAACGAGGGCTCCGGCATCGACGTCGCGCAGATCAACAACCGCAACATCGTGATCCGCGACCATGCCTCGCACCGCAACGGCACGGCGCTGTTCCTCAGCCCGTCGGGAGCGATCACGGTGGACGGGCTGCGGGCCAGCGGCTACGGTTCCGTAAGCAAGGCCGGCGTGATCGCGGTCGTGCCGTCCGACATCCCGGGCGCGACAGTGCGCTTCAGCAACATCGAGGTCAGTGATACCGCCGACGCCAAACCGACCTTCTTCCAGAACTACTCGGGCAAGGTGTCGCTCAACGGCCTGAAGGCCAGCAACGTGGCCACCCGAACGGTGCTGGGTACCTATCAGCCCACCGCCGTCGCCAACGTCTTCGTGGACGGCGTCAAGATCCAGTAG
- a CDS encoding SPFH domain-containing protein, giving the protein MSKLESVPPTVGPEGGISTRSGVASVERPAFGLPGVPLFLAWLALVALNIWSFTQERFVLSSVLTLFVIFIVVGFFIVQPNQAKVLTLFGRYVGTERRNGVYWTNPLTVRKNISLRIRNFNSERLKVNDLMGNPIEIAAVIVWRVVDSARAAFDVEDYREFVAIQAETALRHLASQYPYDDYAEGSMSLRGNADEVSEALRRELGVRLQHAGVEVLEARLSHLAYAPEIAGAMLQRQQASAIIAARSQIVQGAVGMVQMALQQLSEQDIVQLDEERKAQMVSNLLVVLTSERGTQPIVNAGSLY; this is encoded by the coding sequence ATGAGCAAACTGGAATCTGTTCCCCCCACCGTCGGCCCGGAAGGCGGCATTTCGACCCGCAGCGGCGTGGCCAGCGTGGAGCGCCCCGCCTTCGGGCTGCCGGGCGTGCCGCTCTTCCTGGCGTGGCTGGCGCTGGTCGCCCTGAACATCTGGAGTTTCACCCAGGAACGGTTCGTGCTGAGCAGCGTGCTGACCCTGTTCGTCATCTTCATCGTGGTCGGCTTTTTCATCGTGCAGCCCAACCAGGCCAAGGTGCTGACCCTCTTCGGCCGCTACGTGGGCACCGAGCGGCGCAACGGCGTGTACTGGACGAATCCCCTGACCGTTCGCAAGAACATCAGCCTGCGGATCCGCAACTTCAACTCCGAGCGTCTGAAGGTCAACGACCTGATGGGCAACCCCATCGAGATCGCCGCCGTGATCGTCTGGCGGGTCGTGGACAGCGCCCGCGCGGCCTTCGATGTCGAGGACTACCGGGAGTTCGTCGCCATCCAGGCCGAGACGGCGCTGCGCCACCTCGCCTCGCAGTACCCCTACGACGACTATGCGGAGGGCAGCATGAGCCTGCGCGGCAACGCCGACGAGGTCAGCGAGGCGCTGCGCCGTGAACTCGGCGTGCGGCTGCAGCACGCGGGCGTGGAGGTGCTCGAGGCCCGGCTCTCGCACCTGGCCTACGCCCCCGAGATCGCCGGGGCCATGCTGCAGCGCCAGCAGGCCAGCGCGATCATCGCCGCGCGCTCCCAGATCGTGCAGGGCGCCGTGGGCATGGTGCAGATGGCCCTGCAGCAGCTCAGTGAACAGGACATCGTGCAGCTCGACGAGGAGCGCAAGGCGCAGATGGTCAGCAACCTGCTGGTGGTGCTCACCAGCGAGCGCGGCACCCAGCCCATCGTGAATGCCGGCAGCCTGTACTGA